A region from the Andrena cerasifolii isolate SP2316 chromosome 11, iyAndCera1_principal, whole genome shotgun sequence genome encodes:
- the Foxp gene encoding forkhead box transcription factor P isoform X15, giving the protein MDHDTDGDGAINLSTSQRPSAATTPNGDTPAYGQDQQDNDQATSLFAALKQQQQQPRDSVPSSRERENRERDRLSVRSRENSRGNELGGGVTEQQQQQQQQDLTIQYQSNGKLSPAGHAVTAAPMTQQKQPIITQQSQQPSSGAPGPQPSPHQSPQAPQRGSPPNPSQGPPPGGPPGAPPSQNPSQMMLSPASGIHQMQQLLQQHILSPTQLQSFMQQHTLYLQQQQQQHHQDSSSEHASNQERFGYFSSLKDRSNLLDGEVFAFWTNDCLPRFLRSFRDSADSIRWDLMLQHQHQFAELGRKKLEQAIQQLQEQLQLNVIQQTHLLQTADKKKASAPLQQLALQQQRLVQQLQITQSQYLLQQGLGLQGHNSSSGLQPGEVLPIWKSETPDGPESHQNSNVPKSGTGLNDDIRFGTIAGLLNSTVSSRRSEMNGTTSLDEKPLDISSNDKAHPLYGHGVCKWPGCEVICEDYQAFLKHLNTEHTLDDRSTAQARVQMQVVSQLEIQLQKERDRLTAMMHHLHVAKQMASPEPPKSSESSVFPQTPPCFFQTGSSIPKLNLSTALMNQPPPNFGVSQVSPVSMSALVSAVRSPAGGQLPPSAGGAPMPPIPNMSNMSGMPPLPNMPGSMPTMATMPSMAGPIRRRISDKSLSLSGGLYDEGIVRRRVAVDRSGVDINEEIQRNREFYKNADVRPPFTYASLIRQSIIESPEKQLTLNEIYNWFQNTFCYFRRNAATWKNAVRHNLSLHKCFMRVENVKGAVWTVDEVEFYKRRPQRACSTTGNTRSVAELRRLLIALSLSLFRGVPSKSPTQMHSPTMYGDALNANLQYFQAALGDSNMGFLNNTMCTSTTTSPDKEHVMAHNDLMSPLDEPAVHIKQEGQSPEGGKLTRLIKRELVDAPAEQEGEDDQVDEREYPESHGHDSGQDEDMAEDLSMAPDIMTPEDQIEA; this is encoded by the exons GCTACTTCGCTGTTTGCAGCCCTgaagcagcagcaacagcaaccccGGGACAGTGTTCCCTCGTCGAGGGAGCGCGAGAATCGAGAGAGAGACCGACTGTCGGTCCGTAGCCGCGAGAACAGCAGGGGCAACGAGCTAGGTGGCGGCGTGACggaacagcaacaacagcagcagcaacaggaCCTGACGATCCAGTACCAGAGCAATGGGAAGCTCAGTCCCGCTGGGCACGCAGTGACAGCAGCACCCATGACCCAGCAAAAGCAGCCTATCATCACGCAGCAATCGCAACAGCCGAGCTCGGGGGCGCCTGGTCCCCAACCGAGTCCTCATCAGAGCCCACAGGCCCCTCAGAGGGGTTCACCGCCGAATCCTTCGCAGGGTCCCCCTCCTGGAGGGCCGCCAGGGGCACCACCCTCTCAGAATCCCTCTCAGATGATGCTCAGCCCGGCGAGCGGCATCCATCAGATGCAACAGCTGCTCCAGCAACACATACTCAGCCCCACGCAACTGCAGTCATTCATGCAGCAGCACACGCTCTActtgcagcaacaacagcagcaacatcATCAG GACTCCTCCTCGGAGCATGCGTCGAACCAGGAGCGATTCGGCTACTTTTCGTCTCTGAAGGAT CGTTCTAATTTGCTCGACGGAGAGGTGTTTGCCTTCTGGACGAACGACTGTTTGCCTCGCTTTCTTCGATCGTTCCGGGATTCCGCTGACTCGATTCGTTGGGACTTGATGTTACAGCACCAGCACCAGTTCGCCGAGCTGGGCAGGAAGAAGCTGGAGCAGGCGATACAGCAACTGCAGGAACAGTTGCAGCTGAACGTTATCCAGCAGACCCATCTGCTGCAAACGGCTGACAAGAAGAAGGCGTCCGCGCCGCTTCAGCAACTGGCGCTGCAACAGCAACGCCTCGTCCAGCAGTTGCAGATCACGCAGAGCCAGTATCTCCTGCAGCAAGGCCTGGGTCTTCAAGGACACAATTCCTCTTCAG GTCTACAGCCAGGAGAAGTCCTGCCAATATGGAAGTCAGAGACCCCCGATGGCCCAGAATCCCATCAGAATTCCAACGTTCCGAAATCTGGGACTGGACTGAACG ACGACATTCGTTTCGGGACTATCGCAGGACTTCTGAATTCGACAGTGTCGAGTCGGCGGTCAGAGATGAACGGCACCACTTCACTGGACGAGAAACCGCTGGACATTTCCTCGAACGACAAGGCTCACCCCCTCTACGGTCATGGGGTTTGCAAGTGGCCAGGCTGTGAAGTTATTTGTGAAGACTATCAAGCATTCCTTAA GCACTTAAACACGGAGCACACGCTGGACGACCGATCGACGGCGCAGGCCAGAGTACAGATGCAAGTGGTCTCCCAGCTGGAGATCCAGTTGCAGAAGGAACGGGACCGGTTGACAGCCATGATGCACCATCTACACGTGGCGAAGCAAATGGCCTCCCCGGAACCGCCCAAGTCGTCTGAGTCATCA GTGTTTCCCCAAACGCCACCCTGTTTCTTTCAGACGGGCTCGAGTATACCAAAGCTGAATCTCTCCACCGCCCTGATGAACCAGCCACCCCCGAACTTCGGCGTGTCCCAGGTCTCTCCTGTCTCGATGTCCGCCCTGGTGTCAGCTGTGAGGTCGCCTGCAGGCGGGCAATTGCCACCCTCGGCGGGCGGCGCACCCATGCCACCTATTCCCAACATGTCCAACATGTCCGGGATGCCTCCGCTGCCAAACATGCCGGGCAGCATGCCCACGATGGCCACCATGCCCAGCATGGCGGGGCCCATCAGGCGGCGTATCAGCGACAAGTCGCTCTCGTTGTCAGGAG GACTGTATGACGAGGGCATTGTAAGGCGCAGAGTAGCCGTCGATAGATCTGGAGTAGATATTAACGAAG AGATCCAACGAAATAGGGAGTTCTACAAGAACGCCGACGTCAGACCGCCGTTCACGTACGCGTCCTTAATACGGCAG TCGATCATCGAGTCCCCGGAGAAGCAACTGACGCTGAACGAGATCTACAATTGGTTCCAGAACACGTTCTGCTACTTCCGGCGCAACGCTGCCACGTGGAAG AACGCAGTGCGACACAACCTGTCTCTCCACAAATGTTTCATGCGAGTCGAAAACGTGAAAGGCGCCGTATGGACGGTGGACGAAGTGGAGTTTTACAAGAGACGTCCTCAACGCGCTTGCAGCACCACCGG GAATACAAGATCTGTAGCCGAATTACGGCGATTACTAATAGCACTCTCTCTGTCGCTATTTAGGGGTGTCCCGTCGAAGAGTCCAACCCAGATGCACAGCCCCACCATGTACGGTGACGCGTTGAACGCCAATCTCCAG TATTTCCAGGCGGCGCTCGGGGACTCTAACATGGGATTTCTCAACAACACGATGTgcacgtcgacgacgacgagtccTGACAAGGAGCACGTGATGGCCCATAACGATTTAAT GTCGCCGTTGGATGAACCAGCGGTGCACATAAAGCAGGAGGGCCAGAGCCCAGAAGGCGGCAAGCTGACGAGATTAATAAAGCGGGAGCTGGTCGACGCGCCCGCGGAGCAGGAGGGCGAGGACGATCAGGTGGACGAGAGGGAGTATCCCGAAAGTCACGGGCACGACTCGGGCCAGGACGAGGACATGGCCGAGGATCTGTCGATGGCGCCCGACATAATGACCCCCGAGGATCAGATCGAGGCGTAG
- the Foxp gene encoding forkhead box transcription factor P isoform X14, protein MLEPRWRPVQGHIGENPFDNGSWGKEQFQPSAVPWQLNPRGHARPSDDGIMDHDTDGDGAINLSTSQRPSAATTPNGDTPAYGQDQQDNDQATSLFAALKQQQQQPRDSVPSSRERENRERDRLSVRSRENSRGNELGGGVTEQQQQQQQQDLTIQYQSNGKLSPAGHAVTAAPMTQQKQPIITQQSQQPSSGAPGPQPSPHQSPQAPQRGSPPNPSQGPPPGGPPGAPPSQNPSQMMLSPASGIHQMQQLLQQHILSPTQLQSFMQQHTLYLQQQQQQHHQDSSSEHASNQERFGYFSSLKDRSNLLDGEVFAFWTNDCLPRFLRSFRDSADSIRWDLMLQHQHQFAELGRKKLEQAIQQLQEQLQLNVIQQTHLLQTADKKKASAPLQQLALQQQRLVQQLQITQSQYLLQQGLGLQGHNSSSGLQPGEVLPIWKSETPDGPESHQNSNVPKSGTGLNDDIRFGTIAGLLNSTVSSRRSEMNGTTSLDEKPLDISSNDKAHPLYGHGVCKWPGCEVICEDYQAFLKHLNTEHTLDDRSTAQARVQMQVVSQLEIQLQKERDRLTAMMHHLHVAKQMASPEPPKSSESSTGSSIPKLNLSTALMNQPPPNFGVSQVSPVSMSALVSAVRSPAGGQLPPSAGGAPMPPIPNMSNMSGMPPLPNMPGSMPTMATMPSMAGPIRRRISDKSLSLSGGLPYMLERAGLDVQQEIQRNREFYKNADVRPPFTYASLIRQSIIESPEKQLTLNEIYNWFQNTFCYFRRNAATWKNAVRHNLSLHKCFMRVENVKGAVWTVDEVEFYKRRPQRACSTTGGVPSKSPTQMHSPTMYGDALNANLQYFQAALGDSNMGFLNNTMCTSTTTSPDKEHVMAHNDLMSPLDEPAVHIKQEGQSPEGGKLTRLIKRELVDAPAEQEGEDDQVDEREYPESHGHDSGQDEDMAEDLSMAPDIMTPEDQIEA, encoded by the exons GCTACTTCGCTGTTTGCAGCCCTgaagcagcagcaacagcaaccccGGGACAGTGTTCCCTCGTCGAGGGAGCGCGAGAATCGAGAGAGAGACCGACTGTCGGTCCGTAGCCGCGAGAACAGCAGGGGCAACGAGCTAGGTGGCGGCGTGACggaacagcaacaacagcagcagcaacaggaCCTGACGATCCAGTACCAGAGCAATGGGAAGCTCAGTCCCGCTGGGCACGCAGTGACAGCAGCACCCATGACCCAGCAAAAGCAGCCTATCATCACGCAGCAATCGCAACAGCCGAGCTCGGGGGCGCCTGGTCCCCAACCGAGTCCTCATCAGAGCCCACAGGCCCCTCAGAGGGGTTCACCGCCGAATCCTTCGCAGGGTCCCCCTCCTGGAGGGCCGCCAGGGGCACCACCCTCTCAGAATCCCTCTCAGATGATGCTCAGCCCGGCGAGCGGCATCCATCAGATGCAACAGCTGCTCCAGCAACACATACTCAGCCCCACGCAACTGCAGTCATTCATGCAGCAGCACACGCTCTActtgcagcaacaacagcagcaacatcATCAG GACTCCTCCTCGGAGCATGCGTCGAACCAGGAGCGATTCGGCTACTTTTCGTCTCTGAAGGAT CGTTCTAATTTGCTCGACGGAGAGGTGTTTGCCTTCTGGACGAACGACTGTTTGCCTCGCTTTCTTCGATCGTTCCGGGATTCCGCTGACTCGATTCGTTGGGACTTGATGTTACAGCACCAGCACCAGTTCGCCGAGCTGGGCAGGAAGAAGCTGGAGCAGGCGATACAGCAACTGCAGGAACAGTTGCAGCTGAACGTTATCCAGCAGACCCATCTGCTGCAAACGGCTGACAAGAAGAAGGCGTCCGCGCCGCTTCAGCAACTGGCGCTGCAACAGCAACGCCTCGTCCAGCAGTTGCAGATCACGCAGAGCCAGTATCTCCTGCAGCAAGGCCTGGGTCTTCAAGGACACAATTCCTCTTCAG GTCTACAGCCAGGAGAAGTCCTGCCAATATGGAAGTCAGAGACCCCCGATGGCCCAGAATCCCATCAGAATTCCAACGTTCCGAAATCTGGGACTGGACTGAACG ACGACATTCGTTTCGGGACTATCGCAGGACTTCTGAATTCGACAGTGTCGAGTCGGCGGTCAGAGATGAACGGCACCACTTCACTGGACGAGAAACCGCTGGACATTTCCTCGAACGACAAGGCTCACCCCCTCTACGGTCATGGGGTTTGCAAGTGGCCAGGCTGTGAAGTTATTTGTGAAGACTATCAAGCATTCCTTAA GCACTTAAACACGGAGCACACGCTGGACGACCGATCGACGGCGCAGGCCAGAGTACAGATGCAAGTGGTCTCCCAGCTGGAGATCCAGTTGCAGAAGGAACGGGACCGGTTGACAGCCATGATGCACCATCTACACGTGGCGAAGCAAATGGCCTCCCCGGAACCGCCCAAGTCGTCTGAGTCATCA ACGGGCTCGAGTATACCAAAGCTGAATCTCTCCACCGCCCTGATGAACCAGCCACCCCCGAACTTCGGCGTGTCCCAGGTCTCTCCTGTCTCGATGTCCGCCCTGGTGTCAGCTGTGAGGTCGCCTGCAGGCGGGCAATTGCCACCCTCGGCGGGCGGCGCACCCATGCCACCTATTCCCAACATGTCCAACATGTCCGGGATGCCTCCGCTGCCAAACATGCCGGGCAGCATGCCCACGATGGCCACCATGCCCAGCATGGCGGGGCCCATCAGGCGGCGTATCAGCGACAAGTCGCTCTCGTTGTCAGGAG GGCTGCCCTACATGCTGGAGCGTGCTGGCCTTGACGTCCAACAAG AGATCCAACGAAATAGGGAGTTCTACAAGAACGCCGACGTCAGACCGCCGTTCACGTACGCGTCCTTAATACGGCAG TCGATCATCGAGTCCCCGGAGAAGCAACTGACGCTGAACGAGATCTACAATTGGTTCCAGAACACGTTCTGCTACTTCCGGCGCAACGCTGCCACGTGGAAG AACGCAGTGCGACACAACCTGTCTCTCCACAAATGTTTCATGCGAGTCGAAAACGTGAAAGGCGCCGTATGGACGGTGGACGAAGTGGAGTTTTACAAGAGACGTCCTCAACGCGCTTGCAGCACCACCGG GGGTGTCCCGTCGAAGAGTCCAACCCAGATGCACAGCCCCACCATGTACGGTGACGCGTTGAACGCCAATCTCCAG TATTTCCAGGCGGCGCTCGGGGACTCTAACATGGGATTTCTCAACAACACGATGTgcacgtcgacgacgacgagtccTGACAAGGAGCACGTGATGGCCCATAACGATTTAAT GTCGCCGTTGGATGAACCAGCGGTGCACATAAAGCAGGAGGGCCAGAGCCCAGAAGGCGGCAAGCTGACGAGATTAATAAAGCGGGAGCTGGTCGACGCGCCCGCGGAGCAGGAGGGCGAGGACGATCAGGTGGACGAGAGGGAGTATCCCGAAAGTCACGGGCACGACTCGGGCCAGGACGAGGACATGGCCGAGGATCTGTCGATGGCGCCCGACATAATGACCCCCGAGGATCAGATCGAGGCGTAG
- the Foxp gene encoding forkhead box transcription factor P isoform X11, translating into MLEPRWRPVQGHIGENPFDNGSWGKEQFQPSAVPWQLNPRGHARPSDDGIMDHDTDGDGAINLSTSQRPSAATTPNGDTPAYGQDQQDNDQATSLFAALKQQQQQPRDSVPSSRERENRERDRLSVRSRENSRGNELGGGVTEQQQQQQQQDLTIQYQSNGKLSPAGHAVTAAPMTQQKQPIITQQSQQPSSGAPGPQPSPHQSPQAPQRGSPPNPSQGPPPGGPPGAPPSQNPSQMMLSPASGIHQMQQLLQQHILSPTQLQSFMQQHTLYLQQQQQQHHQDSSSEHASNQERFGYFSSLKDRSNLLDGEVFAFWTNDCLPRFLRSFRDSADSIRWDLMLQHQHQFAELGRKKLEQAIQQLQEQLQLNVIQQTHLLQTADKKKASAPLQQLALQQQRLVQQLQITQSQYLLQQGLGLQGHNSSSGLQPGEVLPIWKSETPDGPESHQNSNVPKSGTGLNDDIRFGTIAGLLNSTVSSRRSEMNGTTSLDEKPLDISSNDKAHPLYGHGVCKWPGCEVICEDYQAFLKHLNTEHTLDDRSTAQARVQMQVVSQLEIQLQKERDRLTAMMHHLHVAKQMASPEPPKSSESSVFPQTPPCFFQTGSSIPKLNLSTALMNQPPPNFGVSQVSPVSMSALVSAVRSPAGGQLPPSAGGAPMPPIPNMSNMSGMPPLPNMPGSMPTMATMPSMAGPIRRRISDKSLSLSGEIQRNREFYKNADVRPPFTYASLIRQSIIESPEKQLTLNEIYNWFQNTFCYFRRNAATWKNAVRHNLSLHKCFMRVENVKGAVWTVDEVEFYKRRPQRACSTTGNTRSVAELRRLLIALSLSLFRGVPSKSPTQMHSPTMYGDALNANLQYFQAALGDSNMGFLNNTMCTSTTTSPDKEHVMAHNDLMSPLDEPAVHIKQEGQSPEGGKLTRLIKRELVDAPAEQEGEDDQVDEREYPESHGHDSGQDEDMAEDLSMAPDIMTPEDQIEA; encoded by the exons GCTACTTCGCTGTTTGCAGCCCTgaagcagcagcaacagcaaccccGGGACAGTGTTCCCTCGTCGAGGGAGCGCGAGAATCGAGAGAGAGACCGACTGTCGGTCCGTAGCCGCGAGAACAGCAGGGGCAACGAGCTAGGTGGCGGCGTGACggaacagcaacaacagcagcagcaacaggaCCTGACGATCCAGTACCAGAGCAATGGGAAGCTCAGTCCCGCTGGGCACGCAGTGACAGCAGCACCCATGACCCAGCAAAAGCAGCCTATCATCACGCAGCAATCGCAACAGCCGAGCTCGGGGGCGCCTGGTCCCCAACCGAGTCCTCATCAGAGCCCACAGGCCCCTCAGAGGGGTTCACCGCCGAATCCTTCGCAGGGTCCCCCTCCTGGAGGGCCGCCAGGGGCACCACCCTCTCAGAATCCCTCTCAGATGATGCTCAGCCCGGCGAGCGGCATCCATCAGATGCAACAGCTGCTCCAGCAACACATACTCAGCCCCACGCAACTGCAGTCATTCATGCAGCAGCACACGCTCTActtgcagcaacaacagcagcaacatcATCAG GACTCCTCCTCGGAGCATGCGTCGAACCAGGAGCGATTCGGCTACTTTTCGTCTCTGAAGGAT CGTTCTAATTTGCTCGACGGAGAGGTGTTTGCCTTCTGGACGAACGACTGTTTGCCTCGCTTTCTTCGATCGTTCCGGGATTCCGCTGACTCGATTCGTTGGGACTTGATGTTACAGCACCAGCACCAGTTCGCCGAGCTGGGCAGGAAGAAGCTGGAGCAGGCGATACAGCAACTGCAGGAACAGTTGCAGCTGAACGTTATCCAGCAGACCCATCTGCTGCAAACGGCTGACAAGAAGAAGGCGTCCGCGCCGCTTCAGCAACTGGCGCTGCAACAGCAACGCCTCGTCCAGCAGTTGCAGATCACGCAGAGCCAGTATCTCCTGCAGCAAGGCCTGGGTCTTCAAGGACACAATTCCTCTTCAG GTCTACAGCCAGGAGAAGTCCTGCCAATATGGAAGTCAGAGACCCCCGATGGCCCAGAATCCCATCAGAATTCCAACGTTCCGAAATCTGGGACTGGACTGAACG ACGACATTCGTTTCGGGACTATCGCAGGACTTCTGAATTCGACAGTGTCGAGTCGGCGGTCAGAGATGAACGGCACCACTTCACTGGACGAGAAACCGCTGGACATTTCCTCGAACGACAAGGCTCACCCCCTCTACGGTCATGGGGTTTGCAAGTGGCCAGGCTGTGAAGTTATTTGTGAAGACTATCAAGCATTCCTTAA GCACTTAAACACGGAGCACACGCTGGACGACCGATCGACGGCGCAGGCCAGAGTACAGATGCAAGTGGTCTCCCAGCTGGAGATCCAGTTGCAGAAGGAACGGGACCGGTTGACAGCCATGATGCACCATCTACACGTGGCGAAGCAAATGGCCTCCCCGGAACCGCCCAAGTCGTCTGAGTCATCA GTGTTTCCCCAAACGCCACCCTGTTTCTTTCAGACGGGCTCGAGTATACCAAAGCTGAATCTCTCCACCGCCCTGATGAACCAGCCACCCCCGAACTTCGGCGTGTCCCAGGTCTCTCCTGTCTCGATGTCCGCCCTGGTGTCAGCTGTGAGGTCGCCTGCAGGCGGGCAATTGCCACCCTCGGCGGGCGGCGCACCCATGCCACCTATTCCCAACATGTCCAACATGTCCGGGATGCCTCCGCTGCCAAACATGCCGGGCAGCATGCCCACGATGGCCACCATGCCCAGCATGGCGGGGCCCATCAGGCGGCGTATCAGCGACAAGTCGCTCTCGTTGTCAGGAG AGATCCAACGAAATAGGGAGTTCTACAAGAACGCCGACGTCAGACCGCCGTTCACGTACGCGTCCTTAATACGGCAG TCGATCATCGAGTCCCCGGAGAAGCAACTGACGCTGAACGAGATCTACAATTGGTTCCAGAACACGTTCTGCTACTTCCGGCGCAACGCTGCCACGTGGAAG AACGCAGTGCGACACAACCTGTCTCTCCACAAATGTTTCATGCGAGTCGAAAACGTGAAAGGCGCCGTATGGACGGTGGACGAAGTGGAGTTTTACAAGAGACGTCCTCAACGCGCTTGCAGCACCACCGG GAATACAAGATCTGTAGCCGAATTACGGCGATTACTAATAGCACTCTCTCTGTCGCTATTTAGGGGTGTCCCGTCGAAGAGTCCAACCCAGATGCACAGCCCCACCATGTACGGTGACGCGTTGAACGCCAATCTCCAG TATTTCCAGGCGGCGCTCGGGGACTCTAACATGGGATTTCTCAACAACACGATGTgcacgtcgacgacgacgagtccTGACAAGGAGCACGTGATGGCCCATAACGATTTAAT GTCGCCGTTGGATGAACCAGCGGTGCACATAAAGCAGGAGGGCCAGAGCCCAGAAGGCGGCAAGCTGACGAGATTAATAAAGCGGGAGCTGGTCGACGCGCCCGCGGAGCAGGAGGGCGAGGACGATCAGGTGGACGAGAGGGAGTATCCCGAAAGTCACGGGCACGACTCGGGCCAGGACGAGGACATGGCCGAGGATCTGTCGATGGCGCCCGACATAATGACCCCCGAGGATCAGATCGAGGCGTAG
- the Foxp gene encoding forkhead box transcription factor P isoform X4, whose product MLEPRWRPVQGHIGENPFDNGSWGKEQFQPSAVPWQLNPRGHARPSDDGIMDHDTDGDGAINLSTSQRPSAATTPNGDTPAYGQDQQDNDQATSLFAALKQQQQQPRDSVPSSRERENRERDRLSVRSRENSRGNELGGGVTEQQQQQQQQDLTIQYQSNGKLSPAGHAVTAAPMTQQKQPIITQQSQQPSSGAPGPQPSPHQSPQAPQRGSPPNPSQGPPPGGPPGAPPSQNPSQMMLSPASGIHQMQQLLQQHILSPTQLQSFMQQHTLYLQQQQQQHHQDSSSEHASNQERFGYFSSLKDRSNLLDGEVFAFWTNDCLPRFLRSFRDSADSIRWDLMLQHQHQFAELGRKKLEQAIQQLQEQLQLNVIQQTHLLQTADKKKASAPLQQLALQQQRLVQQLQITQSQYLLQQGLGLQGHNSSSGLQPGEVLPIWKSETPDGPESHQNSNVPKSGTGLNDDIRFGTIAGLLNSTVSSRRSEMNGTTSLDEKPLDISSNDKAHPLYGHGVCKWPGCEVICEDYQAFLKHLNTEHTLDDRSTAQARVQMQVVSQLEIQLQKERDRLTAMMHHLHVAKQMASPEPPKSSESSVFPQTPPCFFQTGSSIPKLNLSTALMNQPPPNFGVSQVSPVSMSALVSAVRSPAGGQLPPSAGGAPMPPIPNMSNMSGMPPLPNMPGSMPTMATMPSMAGPIRRRISDKSLSLSGGLPYMLERAGLDVQQEIQRNREFYKNADVRPPFTYASLIRQSIIESPEKQLTLNEIYNWFQNTFCYFRRNAATWKNAVRHNLSLHKCFMRVENVKGAVWTVDEVEFYKRRPQRACSTTGNTRSVAELRRLLIALSLSLFRGVPSKSPTQMHSPTMYGDALNANLQYFQAALGDSNMGFLNNTMCTSTTTSPDKEHVMAHNDLMSPLDEPAVHIKQEGQSPEGGKLTRLIKRELVDAPAEQEGEDDQVDEREYPESHGHDSGQDEDMAEDLSMAPDIMTPEDQIEA is encoded by the exons GCTACTTCGCTGTTTGCAGCCCTgaagcagcagcaacagcaaccccGGGACAGTGTTCCCTCGTCGAGGGAGCGCGAGAATCGAGAGAGAGACCGACTGTCGGTCCGTAGCCGCGAGAACAGCAGGGGCAACGAGCTAGGTGGCGGCGTGACggaacagcaacaacagcagcagcaacaggaCCTGACGATCCAGTACCAGAGCAATGGGAAGCTCAGTCCCGCTGGGCACGCAGTGACAGCAGCACCCATGACCCAGCAAAAGCAGCCTATCATCACGCAGCAATCGCAACAGCCGAGCTCGGGGGCGCCTGGTCCCCAACCGAGTCCTCATCAGAGCCCACAGGCCCCTCAGAGGGGTTCACCGCCGAATCCTTCGCAGGGTCCCCCTCCTGGAGGGCCGCCAGGGGCACCACCCTCTCAGAATCCCTCTCAGATGATGCTCAGCCCGGCGAGCGGCATCCATCAGATGCAACAGCTGCTCCAGCAACACATACTCAGCCCCACGCAACTGCAGTCATTCATGCAGCAGCACACGCTCTActtgcagcaacaacagcagcaacatcATCAG GACTCCTCCTCGGAGCATGCGTCGAACCAGGAGCGATTCGGCTACTTTTCGTCTCTGAAGGAT CGTTCTAATTTGCTCGACGGAGAGGTGTTTGCCTTCTGGACGAACGACTGTTTGCCTCGCTTTCTTCGATCGTTCCGGGATTCCGCTGACTCGATTCGTTGGGACTTGATGTTACAGCACCAGCACCAGTTCGCCGAGCTGGGCAGGAAGAAGCTGGAGCAGGCGATACAGCAACTGCAGGAACAGTTGCAGCTGAACGTTATCCAGCAGACCCATCTGCTGCAAACGGCTGACAAGAAGAAGGCGTCCGCGCCGCTTCAGCAACTGGCGCTGCAACAGCAACGCCTCGTCCAGCAGTTGCAGATCACGCAGAGCCAGTATCTCCTGCAGCAAGGCCTGGGTCTTCAAGGACACAATTCCTCTTCAG GTCTACAGCCAGGAGAAGTCCTGCCAATATGGAAGTCAGAGACCCCCGATGGCCCAGAATCCCATCAGAATTCCAACGTTCCGAAATCTGGGACTGGACTGAACG ACGACATTCGTTTCGGGACTATCGCAGGACTTCTGAATTCGACAGTGTCGAGTCGGCGGTCAGAGATGAACGGCACCACTTCACTGGACGAGAAACCGCTGGACATTTCCTCGAACGACAAGGCTCACCCCCTCTACGGTCATGGGGTTTGCAAGTGGCCAGGCTGTGAAGTTATTTGTGAAGACTATCAAGCATTCCTTAA GCACTTAAACACGGAGCACACGCTGGACGACCGATCGACGGCGCAGGCCAGAGTACAGATGCAAGTGGTCTCCCAGCTGGAGATCCAGTTGCAGAAGGAACGGGACCGGTTGACAGCCATGATGCACCATCTACACGTGGCGAAGCAAATGGCCTCCCCGGAACCGCCCAAGTCGTCTGAGTCATCA GTGTTTCCCCAAACGCCACCCTGTTTCTTTCAGACGGGCTCGAGTATACCAAAGCTGAATCTCTCCACCGCCCTGATGAACCAGCCACCCCCGAACTTCGGCGTGTCCCAGGTCTCTCCTGTCTCGATGTCCGCCCTGGTGTCAGCTGTGAGGTCGCCTGCAGGCGGGCAATTGCCACCCTCGGCGGGCGGCGCACCCATGCCACCTATTCCCAACATGTCCAACATGTCCGGGATGCCTCCGCTGCCAAACATGCCGGGCAGCATGCCCACGATGGCCACCATGCCCAGCATGGCGGGGCCCATCAGGCGGCGTATCAGCGACAAGTCGCTCTCGTTGTCAGGAG GGCTGCCCTACATGCTGGAGCGTGCTGGCCTTGACGTCCAACAAG AGATCCAACGAAATAGGGAGTTCTACAAGAACGCCGACGTCAGACCGCCGTTCACGTACGCGTCCTTAATACGGCAG TCGATCATCGAGTCCCCGGAGAAGCAACTGACGCTGAACGAGATCTACAATTGGTTCCAGAACACGTTCTGCTACTTCCGGCGCAACGCTGCCACGTGGAAG AACGCAGTGCGACACAACCTGTCTCTCCACAAATGTTTCATGCGAGTCGAAAACGTGAAAGGCGCCGTATGGACGGTGGACGAAGTGGAGTTTTACAAGAGACGTCCTCAACGCGCTTGCAGCACCACCGG GAATACAAGATCTGTAGCCGAATTACGGCGATTACTAATAGCACTCTCTCTGTCGCTATTTAGGGGTGTCCCGTCGAAGAGTCCAACCCAGATGCACAGCCCCACCATGTACGGTGACGCGTTGAACGCCAATCTCCAG TATTTCCAGGCGGCGCTCGGGGACTCTAACATGGGATTTCTCAACAACACGATGTgcacgtcgacgacgacgagtccTGACAAGGAGCACGTGATGGCCCATAACGATTTAAT GTCGCCGTTGGATGAACCAGCGGTGCACATAAAGCAGGAGGGCCAGAGCCCAGAAGGCGGCAAGCTGACGAGATTAATAAAGCGGGAGCTGGTCGACGCGCCCGCGGAGCAGGAGGGCGAGGACGATCAGGTGGACGAGAGGGAGTATCCCGAAAGTCACGGGCACGACTCGGGCCAGGACGAGGACATGGCCGAGGATCTGTCGATGGCGCCCGACATAATGACCCCCGAGGATCAGATCGAGGCGTAG